The proteins below come from a single Triticum aestivum cultivar Chinese Spring chromosome 5D, IWGSC CS RefSeq v2.1, whole genome shotgun sequence genomic window:
- the LOC123125945 gene encoding uncharacterized protein has translation MDSPQKKLGSTMDGEMPHLLPVTVSETVSNSKETRAAPPPDAVVIVSEWAFYPGFIAFLFYTLHYAITSALSLFFLLTGAEAEAAKVSVLHVGMLCFAALQVAAAAVALRLPRRRGWVRYAFAYLALALAIVGHCMFAAGDHFFRILRTVGIFIYAAGDVLCFLALLLDLLGLLGGEK, from the exons ATGGACTCCCCGCAAAAGAAGCTCGGATCCACCATGGACGGAGAGATGCCACATCTGCTGCCTGTGACTGTGAGCGAGACCGTGTCCAACTCCAAGGAGACGCGGGCCGCTCCTCCTCCGGACGCTGTCGTGATTGTCAGCGAGTGGGCGTTCTACCCCGGCTTCATCGCCTTTCTCTTCTACACCCTGCATTATGCAATCACTTCCGCACTG TCCTTGTTCTTTCTGCTGACGGGCGcggaggcggaggccgccaaggtgagCGTCCTACACGTCGGGATGCTGTGCTTTGCCGCACTCCaggtggccgcggcggcggtggctctGCGGCTCCCGCGCCGCCGCGGCTGGGTCCGCTACGCCTTCGCctacctcgccctcgcgctcgccaTCGTCGGCCACTGCATGTTCGCCGCTGGAGACCACTTCTTCAGGATCTTGCGCACCGTCGGCATCTTCATCTACGCTGCGGGCGATGTCCTCTGCTTCCTGGccctcctcctcgacctcctcgGCCTCCTGGGAGGTGAGAAGTAG
- the LOC123125946 gene encoding uncharacterized protein — protein sequence MDSPQKKLGSTMDGEMPHLLPVTTVSETVPKDTLAPPPEAVVIVSAYEFYPAFVVLLYYALHYAMISARSIFFLLTHAEAVAAEVSALDIGIVCCAVLQAAAAVLAVQLPCHRVWVSYAFAYLALALTIVGQCMFIDPGDAIFISAVGDLMCFLALLLVGDK from the exons ATGGACTCCCCGCAAAAGAAGCTCGGATCCACCATGGACGGCGAGATGCCACATCTGCTGCCTGTGACGACGGTGAGTGAGACCGTGCCCAAGGACACGCTGGCCCCTCCTCCGGAGGCTGTCGTGATTGTCAGCGCTTACGAGTTCTACCCCGCCTTCGTCGTCCTCCTCTACTACGCCCTGCACTACGCCATGATCTCCGCACGG TCCATCTTCTTCCTGCTGACGCACGCGGAGGCGGTGGCCGCAGAGGTGAGCGCCCTGGACATCGGGATCGTGTGCTGCGCCGTGCTCCAGGCGGCCGCGGCGGTGCTGGCTGTGCAGCTCCCGTGCCACCGCGTCTGGGTCAGCTACGCCTTCGCCTACCTCGCCCTCGCGCTCACCATCGTCGGCCAGTGCATGTTCATCGACCCAGGGGACGCCATCTTCATCAGCGCTGTGGGCGACCTCATGTGCTTCCTGGCCCTCCTCCTGGTAGGTGACAagtaa